Part of the Gramella sp. Hel_I_59 genome, CAGCTGCAGTATCTTCGAACATCGCATCGGCCGTTAAAGCGGGTTGATTCATCTTCTGCAGATTTCCATTTCCACGATTCAGATAAATAGTTCCAGCTTGTTTTTTAGCACCTCCAATAAATACATCCTCATTTCCATCATTATTGATATCACCAACTGCCATCGCCGGACCTTCCTGACTCAATTTCTTATAGATCATTCCTTCAAAATCAAAATCGGTATATTGATTTTCGGAATGACTTTCCAGTTTATCGTTGGAAACTTCGGTAAGCAGGGTTTTTGATTTTATTTGTTTCTTGATCTCAAACTGATCTTTAGCTTCGGAATGATCCAGCACCAAAGTTTGATTGGCTTTTACATTTTCAAGTAATTGAGTCGCGTTGTCTGGCCAGATCACTCTCAAGGAATCAAGATTCTGTTTCTTGCCTAAGCCAATATTCATCACATAATCCATGGAGGACTGAAAGCCGCGAGAAGGATTTTGATCCTGCAAAATAATCTCTTCTCCGGTATATATCTTGACAACTGCTCCAATCGCAAACCTGTTCTTATCGGCACCCTTCAGCTTAATTCTAAGGTAATTGTGATCTGCAATTTTTTCAGAATTATTTCTATAAATAAAGGAATTCATATTTACGTTATTTACGACCAGATCAAGATCTCCATCATTATCAAGATCACCGTAAGCGCTACCGTTACTAAGACCTGGCAAACCTAATCCCCATTCTTCAGCTTTATTTTTGAATTTCAGATCACCCTGATTTTGAAAAGCATAATTAGGCAGTTTGGTTACCGGCATCTTATTGATAATGGAATCAATTGCTTCCTTTTTACCCGTTAATGCCATTTTCTGAATGATCTCATTGGCAAAAAATTCAACAAAATCGAGATCGGTTAGATCATGATTAATTCCGTTTGTGACATATATATCACGGTTTCCATCATTATCCATATCAAAGATAAGTCCTGCCCAACTCCAGTCTGTACTTTCAACACCGCTAAAATGAGCGATCTCTGAAAATGACTCATTCCCATTGTTTAATTGCAGGGTATTATGAATGTATTGCTGAAAAAAATCTTTGCTTTGCTTCAGTTTAAAGACGTTATAACCTTCAAATTCCATCACAGATTTTACTCTTTCTTCAGAATCGGGAAGCATATCGGTGATAAAAATATCAGCAAAACCATCATTATTGATATCTGCCATATCCACTCCCATTGCAGAAAGCGATAAATGCTGCGTCCAGTTTTCAATTTCTTCAGTAAAAGTACCATCTTGATTATTGATGTATAAATAATCACGCTCGTAGAAATCATTGGACACATAGATATCTGGATACAGGTCGTTATTAAAGTCACTAACCATTACTCCAAGTCCAAAACCTATCAAGCTACCAAAGATACCAGCGTCCTCACTCACATCGGTAAATACGCCATCATCATTTCTAAGTAGCATATCACCTACTCCTCTGAAAATTTTAGGCACTCCTTCCCAATCCTGTGCTCGAATATTCCTTTGCTCGGCAAAGCCAAGAGTACTTACAGGAATATTGGAATTATTCAAAATATAGGCATCCAGATCACCATCCTTGTCATAATCAAAGAAGGATGCATGAGTGCTAAATCCAGTTTCTGCAAGGTTAAATTCCTTAGCTTTTTGAGTAAAAGTTAGATCTCCATTATTTATATACAGGTCGTTATCATGATTATCGCCTTCCATATTTCCAGCGTTACTCACGTAGATATCGAGGAGACCGTCATTGTTGATATCCACCATATTGACTCCGGTCGACCATGGTTTATTACCTTCCACGCCTGCAGATTCACTAATATCTTCAAACTCGAAATTACCCTTATTCAGATATAATTTGTTCGGTTTCATATTGGCGGTTAGATAGATGTCTGGCAGTCCGTCATTATTGATATCGCCAATGGCAACACCGCCACCATTATAAAAGTTCCGGTATTTGAAAATATTGAAGTCTGGCTGATTCTTAACTTCGTTGATAAAATCGATCCCTGTTTCTTCTGGAAGCATTTCAGTAAAAAGAGTATTCTGAGAGGGAATATTTTCTACGGAATTATCCTCCTCCTTTTTTTTATCTGAATCGCAAGAGACTATAAATATTGAAAAGCAAATTGCTAAAACCTGAAAGTAACTGGTTCTATTCATTTTTATTCGTTGATTTTAAAATTACAGGGGAATCATTATTCCTGGTAATGATCACATATTCCTGATTTCCCACACATATTTTCCCGATATCACGTGCCGCCCCGGAGATCGCTGGAAACTGTTTTGAAACTGCGAAATTTGCGCTGCCATCATTTAATAATAAAACCCCATGTGAAGCATCTAATCTACCTAATTGAGTGCTTATTTCATAGTTATTTCCTGCCAAAAGAACATCTGGATAACCATCAGCATTATAATCTGAAACTTCTATAGACATCATTGCTGAAACCTGAGCTTCAAAAGCTAATTCATGTTTTTTGAACGTCCCATTTCCTAGATTTTCGAAATAACAGGACGCTAGTTCTGTGACGTTTTGCACCTGTGCTTCTTCTAATTTTTCCTTCGGAAATATTTCTGAAAGCTCTGCATTTGCAAACTGTTCATAGGTGTTAAATCTCTTCTTCAAATATGGCAGTTGTTGATCCAGTTCATCTTTTGAAGCAAATACGGTTTCTTCATCTTTATAGAAATATGTTAGAATAGGATCTGAAGTAGCATTCCCATCAAAGTCATTCAGGTAAAGATTTACGGGCTCTTCCCTTGATGCAGTAAGCCTGGAATTAAGACCCCAATTCGCAGCCACAAGATCAAGGTCGCCGTCGTTATCAAAGTCGGCAAGCTCCAGATCATTCCACCAACCTTGAAAATCTGATAAATTACTATCCATTCTCGAAAAAGACTTGCCGCTATTATTCAAATAAATCACCGGTGCATTCCAATGTCCTGCCATTATTAGGTCCAAAAAACCATCTCTGTTGAAATCAACCCATTTTGATGTTTGAACGCTCCCGGGAAGTTCCTTGAAATATTCCCAGGTGGCATCTTTAAATTCACCTTTATCGTTGATAAAAAGAAACTGTTCTGAGCTGGAACCAAATTCATGTGGTTTGATATTGGATGAAAAAAATACATCCTGAAATCCGTCATTATTGACGTCTGCCACAATAACTCCTGAAGCATTTAGGGAAAGTCCGTTAAAACTATTATGATCCCTTCGAAACTGCCCATTTTCATTCACATATAGTTTTGGCTGAAGTGCTTCCCCAGATCTAAATTCATTTCCACCACTAACCACCAGTATGTCCAGATCACCATCATTATCGTGATCCAGCAAAGCGATGCCGGTGTTTTCTGAAATAGCATCTGCCTCAAAAGCTGAAGTCTCTAATTTTTTGAAAGCTTCATCGTTCTGGAAGAAGACCTGCAGCGCCTGTGACTTGCCACCTCCCAGAACCAAATCTATATTTCCGTCTCCATTTAAATCACCAGTCGCCAAGGTTGGTCCTGGATTTGAATATGCAAACAAGCTTAACGGTTGCCTATTGAAATCAAGACTTGCTTGTTCAATATGTCTGTAATTCAAAATAGAATCGTTAGCAATTTCATATGCTGGTAGTTTAGCGCTTTCTTTTTTACTCTCTTCTGAATCTGAATACTTAATAATTACTTTTTGATTAGATTTCACCTTTCTCAATACCGTTTTGCTACCATCGTACCATTTAGCAATAACCGAATCTACTACTGTATTCGATCCTAAGCCGAAATGTAAACCTGGAGCGAGTGAAGACAAATATCCTCTGCTCAGGTAATGTTCTTTCGTTTGCGTTATTTTCTTAGTATGAACCGTAACCTTCGCT contains:
- a CDS encoding VCBS repeat-containing protein, encoding MNRTSYFQVLAICFSIFIVSCDSDKKKEEDNSVENIPSQNTLFTEMLPEETGIDFINEVKNQPDFNIFKYRNFYNGGGVAIGDINNDGLPDIYLTANMKPNKLYLNKGNFEFEDISESAGVEGNKPWSTGVNMVDINNDGLLDIYVSNAGNMEGDNHDNDLYINNGDLTFTQKAKEFNLAETGFSTHASFFDYDKDGDLDAYILNNSNIPVSTLGFAEQRNIRAQDWEGVPKIFRGVGDMLLRNDDGVFTDVSEDAGIFGSLIGFGLGVMVSDFNNDLYPDIYVSNDFYERDYLYINNQDGTFTEEIENWTQHLSLSAMGVDMADINNDGFADIFITDMLPDSEERVKSVMEFEGYNVFKLKQSKDFFQQYIHNTLQLNNGNESFSEIAHFSGVESTDWSWAGLIFDMDNDGNRDIYVTNGINHDLTDLDFVEFFANEIIQKMALTGKKEAIDSIINKMPVTKLPNYAFQNQGDLKFKNKAEEWGLGLPGLSNGSAYGDLDNDGDLDLVVNNVNMNSFIYRNNSEKIADHNYLRIKLKGADKNRFAIGAVVKIYTGEEIILQDQNPSRGFQSSMDYVMNIGLGKKQNLDSLRVIWPDNATQLLENVKANQTLVLDHSEAKDQFEIKKQIKSKTLLTEVSNDKLESHSENQYTDFDFEGMIYKKLSQEGPAMAVGDINNDGNEDVFIGGAKKQAGTIYLNRGNGNLQKMNQPALTADAMFEDTAAAFFDANGDGKIDLMIGSGGNEIGESKNYRPRLYLNDGRGNFKPTQAKIPSVEQNVATIAPHDFDNDGDVDIFIGSRSVAVNYGIDPQHLFLENQGNGEFVNATERVAYDVKYAGMITDATWEDIDGDGKKDLVTVSDWGAPHVYTNSGKRLSLLKNELEKYTGWWNTVEAADLDNDGDMDLVLGNKGANLAYETSFENPMKLWVNDYDDNGTIEQIVTLHSEGKDYPLHMKKEMISQLVFLKKENIKASEYAKKTVQELIPDQKIQNSIVKHANISETIIAINDGTGQFKIQKLPGRVQFSCVCGISCVDVNNDGNLDLVMAGNDFEFKPQFSRLDAGYGNVLLGDGNMNFEWKDFKETGFHIRDEVKFLKRIRDKNGKTFIIAAINDQKPRIFEISNP
- a CDS encoding VCBS repeat-containing protein; this translates as MEKAIRLTYFIFIFILFSACEKKKTLFVKKSSEATGIHFSNQLDTDSKLNILNYLYYYNGAGVATADYNNDGRTDLYFTSNQASDKLYLNLGNFKFQDVTTQSNIDNAEGWTTGVSNIDINNDGLMDLYISKVAGIEGLEGHNLLYINEGVDTEGNLKFKESSKEYGLDFSGFSTQSVFLDYDLDGDLDLFLLNHSIHPNRNYGRGSKRNSFDARAGDRIFRNEGTTFVDVSEETGIFQGPTGYGLGVAVGDLNNDNYPDIYVGNDFFENDYVYINQQDGNFQDLITSSPQSLGHTSHYSMGNDIADMNNDGLADIVSLDMLPENLQTYKTSGLEFPFQTYSNYLRNGFAPQYMQNTLHINRGDLKFSEVAYLSGVATTEWSWSALFADFDNDSHQDLFITNGIKGATNNMDYIKFISTEEIQQQISTGEKIDLENLTKRLPEKKVDNYIFKNNGDQKFTDASEEWLPVQKSFSHGSVYVDLDDDGDLDLVTNNTEDAAFIYENTTNESNFLKIDLQGTDRNRFGIGAKVTVHTKKITQTKEHYLSRGYLSSLAPGLHFGLGSNTVVDSVIAKWYDGSKTVLRKVKSNQKVIIKYSDSEESKKESAKLPAYEIANDSILNYRHIEQASLDFNRQPLSLFAYSNPGPTLATGDLNGDGNIDLVLGGGKSQALQVFFQNDEAFKKLETSAFEADAISENTGIALLDHDNDGDLDILVVSGGNEFRSGEALQPKLYVNENGQFRRDHNSFNGLSLNASGVIVADVNNDGFQDVFFSSNIKPHEFGSSSEQFLFINDKGEFKDATWEYFKELPGSVQTSKWVDFNRDGFLDLIMAGHWNAPVIYLNNSGKSFSRMDSNLSDFQGWWNDLELADFDNDGDLDLVAANWGLNSRLTASREEPVNLYLNDFDGNATSDPILTYFYKDEETVFASKDELDQQLPYLKKRFNTYEQFANAELSEIFPKEKLEEAQVQNVTELASCYFENLGNGTFKKHELAFEAQVSAMMSIEVSDYNADGYPDVLLAGNNYEISTQLGRLDASHGVLLLNDGSANFAVSKQFPAISGAARDIGKICVGNQEYVIITRNNDSPVILKSTNKNE